CTTCTTTTCAGGTCTTTTTCAAAAGCGCCTTTTAAAACGTAGGTAATGGTATGGCTAACCGCATCCTCAATACCTCTTGCAATCATGCAATAGTGTTTTGCGGCAATGCAGACAGCTACATCTTCAGTTCCGAGTATTTTTTGAAGGGAATCTGAGATTTGAGCTCCTAGTCTTTCTTGCATTTGCGGCCTTTGCGCAAAAAACCTGACAATCCTAGGAATTTTTGATAAGCCTATCACTTTATCTTTAGGGATGTAAGCGACATAAGCATTACCTGAGATGGGAACAAAGTGATGTTCGCAAAAGCTATTAAAGTTAACTTTAATAAAAACAATGTTGCCGTTTTCTGAATTTCGAAACTCATTGTCGACAAAGCTTAAGGAAGGGAATGTGGTGTCATCAAGCCCTGTAAAAACTTCATTGACATACATTTTAGCGACTCTCTCTGGAGTTCTTGCAAGAGAAGGATGGTCTAAATCAAGGCCGAGAGCGATCATGATGTCTCGAAACCTTGAGGCGATAAGATCCATTTTTTCTTGTTTGGAAAGCTTGGGGGCTGTTTTGGATTTAGGGTATGGGAAGCTTGTCTGAATGGCTTCCTCATAGAAAAAATCATCTTCTTTCATAGGGACAGGTCCTTCTGTTTAGTTCTTATTTGATGGTCGCTTGCAGCTTTAAAAGCCGCTATGGCAAAGGCCGCTGCCACATTGATTGAGTTTTTATAACCTTGCAAAGGAATAGTAATAAGGAAATCGGCCGCCTTTAAAACTTCCTTGGAGCAGCCATACTCTTCATTGCCAAGGGCAAGTGTAAAAGTCTCAGGAAAGATAAATTCCGTAAGAGGAATACCATCAGGGCTAGTTTCCAGGGCAATTAGAGGCTTTGGGAGTGCTTCTAAACAGGCTTTTTCGCTTGAGATCCAGCTATCCGCTTCCTTGGCTGATTTCTTAACCTTAGGGTTATCGGTAAAAGGGGTGTTTTCTGAAAAAAAAACCTTTTGGAAACCGATACTTTCCGCAGTCCTAATTACGCTTCCGACATTAAAGGCAGACCGTAAATTATCAAGGTACACAAAGAAAGGCAGTTTTTTAAGGGTCGCTGCCTTGTCTCTAGAGGTTACTTGAGGAAGCAGGTGATGCTCTTTTAAAGATTGAAAAGCAGCCCTCAAGTGAAAGTGATAACGGTCGGAAAGATCTTTTAGATCCATAAGTTCGGTTGTTAAACTTAAAGCCATCCAATCTATTAAAATTTGATAGCTGTCAAAAAAATGCTTAACAGGTTCTTGGGTTAGCATGGCTTCATAAGCAGACCGAAGCAACTCCGCACATTTTTTATGCTGGCTTTCGGAAGGCAAGGATAGAAACTTGCCTTCTTGAAAATGAAGTGTGTCTTTACGAAAGCAATGAGCCATCCGATCCTAATTTTATTTCTTTTTAGCTTTAGCTAGTATCTCATCTTTCTTCTTTAGATATTCTTCTAGATTTCCGTCAAAAACGTGAATGCCGTCATCTTCAAAAGCAATAATTTTGGTCGCGAAGTCGGCAAGCAAACTTCTATCGTGGCTTGCCACAATTGCCGTCCCTTTGTATTCATTTATACCCCAGCCAAGAGCTGAAACAGCTTCGAGGTCGAGGTGGTTATTCGGCTCATCCATAATCACAACGTTATGGTTTGTAAGCATCATGGCCGCAATAATAAGCCTTGCAGTTTCGCCCCCGGATAAGGTCTTAATCTTTTTAAAAGCATCATCTCCGCCAAAAAGAACTTTTCCCATAACACTTCTGATGTCTTGATCGTAAGCGTCCGGTTTTTTTTGCTTTAACCAATCAAAGGCGTTGACGCCTTCTTGTTTAATTAAAATGTCGCTATGGTTTTGGGGGAAGTAACAGATTTCCGATTGGTGGCCAAGCTCAACTTTTCCTTGATCGGCTTCAATTGCGCCGGCTAAAAGCTTAAGGAGCGTTGTTTTTCCACGGCCGTTATTCCCGATGACCCCGATTTTATCGCCTCTATGAATCTCAAGGGAGAAATTCTTGATGACCTTTTTATCCTCGTAGGATTTTCCTAGACCTTGCGCTTTTAAAACGATTTGTCCGGGTTGCTTTTCAGGGGTTTGAAAACGGATGTAAGGTCTTTGAATGTTACTTGTCTTTGTTTCCTGAGGCTTTAATCTATCTATCTCGCGAATTCTTGATTGAACCTGGCTTGCGCGTGTTCCGGCAGCAAACCTGGCGACAAACTCTTTTAACTGAGCGATTTTCTTCTCTTTTGATTTAGCGTCTTGGGCTGCACGATCACGAACGGCGGTTTTTGCTACCACCATATCATCGTAGTTGCCGGGGTATAGAATAATCGTCTCGTAATCGATATCGGCAATGTGGGTGGTTACCGAATTTAAAAAATGGCGGTCGTGGCTTGTGACAACAAGTGCTCCGGTATAATTAAATAAAAAGGTCTCGAGCCATCCGATGGATTCCATATCCAAGTGGTTTGTCGGCTCATCAAGAAGGAGGGCTTGCGGGTGTCCAAAAAGAGCTTGGCATAAAAGAACCCTAAATTGAGTGTCGGTAGGTATTTCATGCATTTTCATTTCGAAGTATTCAGTCTTTACCCCCATACCGCTAAGAAGAACTTCAGCTTCTGACTCGGCAGAATACCCATCTTCTTCCGCGATAATGCCTTCTAACTCCCCAAGCCTCATGCCGACTTCATCGGTCATTTCTACATCATAAAGGGCGTCGCGCTCTTTGAGCGTATTCCAAAGTTTTCTATTTCCCATAATGACAACATCGAGCACCCGGTCTTGTTCATAGTCTTTGATGTTTTGCTTTAGGATGCCGACCCTTGATGGCAAGGTGATGTTGCCGCTTGTCGCTTCTTCCTCTCCCATAATGATTCGCATTAAGGTCGTTTTTCCTGATCCGTTAGGACCGGTTAAACCGTAGCGGTTTCCTTCAGTAAATGAAATGGAAGCATCTTCAAAAAGGGTACGCGGGCCGTAGCGCTTGGAGATTTTATCAAGGACGATCATATTTTTACCAATTTTGGGGTGAAAAACGGAGAGTATACCATAAGGTAAATCAAAAATTCAAGTTAGTAGAATAGACTTCTTTCGAAATTCCATTCCACCGGGAGCGATAAAATAATTATTTTAAAAAACAGGTTAAGCTCTAGGATGCGCTTCATCATACACGGCTTTTTTAAGATCAATACTGACGTGAGTATAAATGGTTGTGGTCGTAAGGCAGCTATGGCCAAGAAGAGCTTGAATGGTCTTTAAATCCATCCCATTTTCAAGCCAATGGGTGGCAATCGTGTGTCTTATGGTGTGGGGAGTCACTTTGCCGGCAAGCGAGCTCATCATAAGGTATCTGTCAAAATTTCTGTCAACCGATCTTGGAGTTAATCTTGTTCCGAGGCGGTTTAAAAAAATAGCCTCAGGGTCATTTTCTTTTAGATGCCCGTCAACTTCCTCATAACGTTCACTATGATTAAGGTAGGCTAAAATCCAGTCGGCGGCATTTTTTGTGATGGGGACAATCCGTTCTTTCTTGCCCTTTCCTTTTAGCTTTAAAAGTAAGTTTTTGTAATCGAAATCTTCTCTATTTAAAGACACAAGTTCACTTACACGCAATCCAGAGCTATAAAAAAGCTCCATGATAACCCGATCCCGAAATCCAAGAAGGGTTCGTGTATCCGGCTGATTGAACAGTTTTAAAATCTCATCGTAGCTTAATGTACAGGGGATTTTCTTTTCGATTTTAGGGGTTTCCATCTCTTCTGCCGGGCTTGCTTCAATGTGCTTCTTAACAGATGCATACTTGAATAAAGACCTCAAAGCGGATAAACGTCTTGCAATAGTTCTTGAGCTGGCATTTTTTTCTTTTAGGAAAGCAAGGTATTTACGGAGCGTTAGCCTGCTGCAATTTTTTAAATCTAAAAGATGATCCTTTTCAGAAACCCGCTTTTCATAAGAGGTTTGGTAGCAGATTTTAAATGGTTTTTCTTCAGGATCCTTTAAGCTTAAGATTTCATTTTCCCAAAAATCCTTAAAGTCATTCAAGTCGATGGAATAGTTTCTTATAGTATGTTCGGAAGCATTTTTTATAATTTTTAAATGAGCAAGGAAATCGTAGCAAACTTTGATGTACATAAAGATCAGAAATTTTAGTTGTGGAAAGTACGTTTAGGAAGTGGTTATAACAGATAGCTTAAATCTTGCAAAGAATCATTCTACCCAGCGGTAAATTATGTGATCCATATAGATGCGCCAGTACACATCTTTAAAAGCGTCTAGAAACTTTTCATCCTTAGAAGAGATGAACCCATGGTAATCAAATTCTTCGAGCATGTCTTTAGGTATAAAAATACCTCTTTCATCGATGTCTTTTTTTAACCTAGGCTCTTTAATCTTTAAAATCTCATCGCTTTCCAGGATAGAGGCGATCTCATCGCCTGTATTTATATTCATAAGACGCATAGGAGAAACCTCAAAAAGAACCTCATAATTATATATTATAAATAAAATTTGAATTTAGATTAACAAGAGTCTTTTTGATTTTAAATTACTGAATGTTAAGGATCTATTCCTTAGGTGGATTCTTAGGGAAGGGGATGGCCATAAGATCGCAAGCCGCTACTGTATTTGGAAAAACTTCTCTTGCTTCTTTTTCAAAAAGACGGTGGTCCAGATATCTTGCGGAATAGTGGGTTAACACTAGTTTTTTTGCCTTTGCTTCTTTCGCAATTTCAGCTGCTTGTCTAGCTGTCAGGTGGAAGTTTTTATGGGCAAGATCCTTATGCTCTTCAAGGTAGGTGCTTTCAGAGAGAAGGATTTCCACATCTCTTGCAAGTTCAACGGCTTGCTTGCAAGGCCTCGTGTCGATAACAACTGCAATGCTGTCACCCTTTCTAATCCAGCTGACTTCCTCAATTGTAATTTTTTTGCCATCAACTTCAATAAAGCCTTGTTCAATCAGTTTTTTGACCATGGTACCCACAATGCGGAAAGTTTTTAGTTTGGCCTCATCAAACTTTCTTAAGTCGGGTTCTGTGATCCTCCAACCGATATTATCTACGCCGTGGTTTAGGAATTTGGCTTCTATACAAAATTTGCCATCATCATGAACCACCCCTTCTTCGCTGACGGGGTGCTCAATCACTTGTATATTTTCATGATAGATCGTTCCATAGCGAAGCCGATCAAAATACTTCTTTCCGCTTGCGGGATAATAACAGTGAATAGGGTGGGTCACTTGATCAAGATTTAAACGCATCAGCATGGAGCCAAGGCCTAAGCAATGATCGCCATGAAAGTGAGAGACAAAAATCCGGTTCACGGTTGGCGGTGCGATATTGGCAAAAATGAACTGGCGCTGAGTGCCCTCGCCCGGGTCAAAAAGTAATCCTTCTTCATTCCAGCGAAACAAGTAGGCCCCGTGATTTCTATAGCGGGTAGGTTGCTGGCTTGAAGTTCCAAGTATGATAAGGTCGCGTGCGCTCATAAGATTATTTTAACCAATCGATAATAAAGGCTAAAAGAATAGCAGAAAAAAAATAGAGATTCAATAGTGTCTTAACTAAAGCTGATTTTCCATGAAAACCAGTTTAATCGGCCGAGAGCATAACCTACTATTCCACCGACAATGTGAGCGGTACTTGCAATAGGGGGCGAGTAATTCGTAAAGGCCAATATTTCTAGAAGAAAGGCAAAAAACTGAATGGCAGCTATTCCAAATACAAATATCAAAATAAAAAGAAAAGTGGACCTTTGCAATTGATAGCCTTCCCAGGGAGCAATTTGCTGTCTTGCATAAACAAAACCGATAAAAGCGCAGATAACGCCAGAAAAGCCAATGAAACTCGGCCCGCTCATTAAGTATTGAGCGATATTGGAAATAACACCTGCAATAAGGATGAGGGTTAGATAGCGGAAAGGGCCTATCTTATCTTCTATTTGGCGTCCTAACACAATAAGCCAAATCATATTAAAGAAAAGGTGGAAAAGATCAAAGTGAAGAAGGGCCGGGGTAAACAAGCGCCAAAATTCACCTTCTCTAATTTTAACAAATAGCGGACCTAAATCTTCAGGGATTCCGCTCCTATCTCTTATATAGGCAACGATAATATCGTAAGCGCCCTTCCAATAAGGTGTTAGGTTGGCTTTTTGATAAAGAATCCTGCCTTCAGGCGGAAGTTGCGAGGGTTCAACTAAAGCTTCAGCGCCATATCTAAGATAGAGCTTTTCATAGATCTCCCAAGCAGTAGGGTAATCGAACATAAGCTCTTTATTTACAGGGGATAAAAAAATCGGAGCGGAAAAGCCTTTTGCCGCATCTTTTGCAGGCGGCTCTAAAATCCCGCTGATAAAGAATATGAAAGAACAGAGGAAAAGAAAAAAAAGAGTCACCTTTCCAAAAGATTTAGTTATGGGCTTGCCTTCATTTGGACTAGCGTTCCCGAGAAATTCCTCATTTTCAGTTTTTCTTGAAGAGGGATCTTCCATTCGAGAAGAATTTTCCATAGGTTGGGCAAAGAATTCTTGCGTTAGCGAAGAAGCTTTTGGAAAAATAGGGTCATCGGGATTTACTTGATAATGCTGATACATGGAATAAACGTTTTCAAAAGCATCCTCATCGTCCACCCAAAGGCGCCATCTAAGGGTTCCATAATCATCGCTGCCCCAATCCGTTACTTTTTCTTGCTCAAAAGAATGATCAATCTTTTTTCTTCTTAAATACTCGGAAAATCGTCTTAAATCATTTTCATTTTGAAAGGTTCCAACAAGCCGCATTCGGTTTAAATCCTTAAGCTTCCAATTGTAATTTATTGATTTTTCTTAATTTTTTTTATGAGATCACTTGTTGCGAGCCCTGGCAATCTTTCGGTGAGATGTAAAATGCCGCCATTTCTTTTAACAACTTCAGCTTCAATGCAGTTTTCCCCATACTCAATGCCATTCACATGGACATCGGGTTTTATCTCATCAAGAAGCGAGCAGGGATCCAATTCATCAAACCAAGTCACATAGCTTACAAATCCGATAGCTGACAGCATCTCAAGTCTATAAACCAAAGGGACAATGGGAAGATGCTTACCTTTATAAAGATGGATAGAGGAATCACTATTAAGCGCAACAATAAGAACATCCGCCAATTGAGAAGCTTCATAAATAATATGCAAATGACCGGCATGGAGAAGATCAAATGATCCGTTTAGCGTGGCGATCGTTTTCCCGTTTTTTCTTAACTCCCGAACCTTAGATTCTAACTCTTTTGGGGGAATCCATTTAAATCTGCAATCTTCTTTCCAGGCTCTCGTAGCTTTGCTTTCGCTTAATCTCATAAAAACCTAACCCCCAAAATCGATTTAAAACCTTCTTTTTTCAATCTAAAAGAAGGAGTCTTTAGAATCCACCAACAAAATACCTTCTCGATATCTTTCAGGAAAGGCAATCTTGGCAACTTCGTCATAATGGTCGACAAAATGAATGTCAATCCCTTCGCGAATATATTCTGGTAATTCCTCGACATCCCGTTGATTTTCCTTCGGAAAAATTAAGGTCTTTAATTTTGAACGCTTGGCTGCCACAATTTTTTCTTTGACTCCCCCAATTGGAAGAATCCTTCCTGTCAAGGTAAGCTCTCCTGTCATCCCAAGGTCTTCAAGAACGGGTTCTCCAAGCAATAAGGAGAGTAAAGCTGTGACCATGGTAATTCCGGCAGACGGTCCATCTTTTGGAGTCGCGCCTTCCGGAATATGGATATGGACTTGTGTTTTTTCAAAGAAAGTGAACTCCTTGGCGTATTTAGTCAGCGCGCTATGTAAGTAGCTCCAGGCTATTTCAGAGGATTCTTTCATGACTTGGCCGGCTTGCCCGGTAAGTTTCATATCCGTTTTTTCACCCGTCACTTTAATGGCTTCAATATAAAGGGTCGCACCACCCATAGAGGTCCAAGCAAGGCCTGTGGCGACGCCAATTGGCGTCGTATCATAAAATCTATCGGAGGTGAATAACGGTTTCCCAAGATATTCTTTTAAATTGTTTGCCGTGACGCGGTACTGATGATGAGGCTTTGGGATTTCCTTTTTCCTCTTTTTTGATGAGGGTTTTTGTGGGATTTTCTCTTCTTCGGATTGAACAATTCTGACGGCTATTTTGCGAAGGGTTTTTTTGATGAGATTTTCAAAATTTCGAACTCCCGCTTCTCTTGCATAGCCATCAATGATTTTCTTAAGGGCGTCTTCTGAAAAATTGACATCCTTAGCTTTGAGGCCCATATCTTTCCGGTTTCTTGGTATGAGGTATCTTTTTGCAATCTCAAGCTTTTCTTCTAAAATATAACCTGACAGTCTCAAAATTTCCATACGGTCTAGAAGGGGAGCCGGGATGGTGTCTAAAACGTTGGCGGTTACAATAAAAAGAACATTTGAAAGATCGCATCGGACATCAAGATAGTGATCTAAAAATTCTTTATTTTGTTCAGGGTCTAAAACTTCAAGAAGAGCTGAAGCCGGGTCGCCATGATAGCTTGACCCCATTTTATCCACCTCATCCAACATGATGACAGGATTCATGGTTTGGCAATACTTGAGCGCTTGAATCAGCTTGCCGGGCATGGCTCCGATATAAGTTCTTCGGTGTCCTTTTATTTCAGCTTCATCGCGCATCCCTCCAACAGAAAATCTATAAAATTTTCGGTTCAGGGCTCTTGCAATGCTTCTGCCGATGCTGGTTTTACCCACTCCCGGAGGTCCTGAAAGACAAATGATGCTCCCTTTAACGCCTTTAGTTAATTTACCGACGCCGATAAATTCTAAAATCCGCTCTTTGATATCTTCAAGGCCGTAATGATCTTCGGCTAAAACATTTTTAGCAACTTTGAGATTATTGCACTCTTCGCTATGAATGCCCCAGGGAATAATGGTTAGCCAATCCAGATAACCCCTTGATATGGCGTATTCAGCGGATTGGACTTCAAGGACGCTTAGCTTCTCAAGTTCTTCTTGAATCACTTCCCGAACATGTTGAGGGACGATTTTATTTTTTAGGCGCTGCTCGAATTTTTCACGGTCGATCGATTTATCATCTCTTTCAATCCCAAGCTCTTTTTTAATGGTCTTGAGCTGTTCTTTAAGAAAAAAGTCTTTTTGGCTTTTGCTTATGGTCGCTTCAATTTTCTGATTGATGCTATTTTGTAAAATGCTTAAATCGAGTTCATTTTTAAGCAAAGTCAAAGATTTGTCTACTCTTCCTTCAATTGAAAAAGTCTCAAGAACTTCTTGCAATTCCTCCCTTGACGCGGTAGTTAGCGCAACCGCAAAATCAGCTAATTTCCCGGGTTCTGTAAAATCGGAATGGCTCAAGAAAATCTGAAGTTCTTCTTTAAAGAGGGGATTTAACTTTAAAAGCTCTTTGATCGTCGAAATTATGCTTATGGAATAAGCCTTTAATTCCTTTGTGATCACCTTAGGGTCTTCATGATATTTAACCGTTGATCTTAGGGGTCTTCCTTCTTTGGGCTTTGAGATTTTAAATCTCTTTTCCATATTTAGGATAACTTGCGCGCCCCCTTGTTCCATAGGGATAATGCGAAGAATCCTTGCCACAACACCGATTGAATATAGGTCTTTAAAATTAACGGAATAGATATCGGCGTCTTCTTTTTTGGTCAAGACAAGACCCAAGCATTTGTGGTCGGATTTTGCAATTTGTTTTAGTAATTCATAGTAAGGGCCCGGGTCTACGACAATAGGCGCTGCCATTCCGGGAAAAAAAGGACGTTTCAAGATAGGAAGAATATCTATTTCATTGGGAGGATTTGCCGGAGCCGAGTTTGACTTTCTTGATCCTTCAAGAGAGGTTATCATCGCATTTTCCATTTCTTGATCAATTTGACTTATTTCTTTTTCTTCGTTCAAAGTGCCCTCGGAGTTGATCTTACTTTCTGTCTTTTATTGATAATTTTTTTTTGAAATGAGTGGAGATAAATGTCCTGAGTTACCCGAAAGGCTAAAAATAAAAACACATGTTTTAAATTTACCTAAAACAACCTCTAAAACTGACTTTAACTTAATCTTAAGCCAATTCAAAATAGGAGTGAATCTTTGGATTCATTCATAGAGAAAAGTATTAGACTTAACTCCCCAAAGAGCGCCTCTCTTGCTAAACGGAATTATGGACAAGTTATGAAATCCCTGCAAGAGGCGAGAAACTTTGTTCATTTTCTCTTCCAAATAGAAAGCATTTTAAAGGGTTGAGGATTAAAGATCCATTTTTGAAATGCTAAAAAAAACATTTTGTTTTTTTTGAGGATTCCCTCCTTACCCTTAAACTCCTAAATGCAATAGGGTTAAATTAAGCATGAAGGTGATTTAATACCCGGGCAGGAGGAACCTTTTGTTTGCTTATGAACTCCTCCTTCGTTAAATAATCTTTAAAATTTTGCAAACTTCAAATTGGAAATTATTAATATCTTTGTTAAAAATATTCCTTTCTTTAAAAAATGTTCTTGACGCCTTCTGTTACAAAAAATTGTAAAGACATTCCAATAAAGTTAAAGTTATTAAGGAAATATTACTTATGTCTCTTGTCGATTTAGCAACAAGCCCAGTTTCTGCTTTATTTAGTGAATTCTATTCCATGTCGCCACCCGATGATTTAAATATGAGCCAGGAATTCTTTATAATGAAGAAGAGCCTCGAGCTTTTAAGCCGCGACTTAACTAGCCTAGAAGATCAGCTTCCTTTTAAAATGGAGGAAACAGGGTCTTCAATGCCTTTGAAAAACATCACTGAATACGATCCTAAATCCCTTTCTTCCTTAGCTTTTATTGTGCGACGAAAACTTGAAGAACAAAAAAGAGAGAAAACAAGAACCCTTTCTGACTTAAACTTTCTTGAAGATCTAGAACGAAGGATTAGGAAGCAAATCAAAAAAGCCCATAAAGGGCTCCCCAAATTAAAAGAAAGCTTAGGGACAAGCGAAGAAATTCTAACTCATAAACTTTCTTTCGATTCTGAAAATAATCTTCTGATTTGTTCCATCATGCAATTTTCAAATGCCCTTGGACTCTTAAGGTCAAAATATGAGGCGATTTTTCGATTTCCTTTTAACGATAAAATTTCAAATTCCCTTTCCTGGCTTGCCGGTTCTTTAATTTATGGCGAGAATTTTAGTCTCAAGACAAATGAGAAATTGCAATTTGAGTTCGTTGAGTTAAAAGGACAGTGCATTGAAAATACTATAAATTATCAGACGAAATATAAGAATTTCGGAGAGGCTTTTTTAGACACTTCTCTCTCAAAAGGGGATGGCAGCGAAAAAGAACATGCAGAAAAATCATTAACGAATGCTTTGAAGAGCTTTGTGTTAGATGTGGTCACAAGGAGAGCCATCAGACTAAAACTTTTTGATGTGGAAGTTAAGGGAGAAACTATTGAAGAGAGGAAAAATGAGCTTTTTGAAATAGTCAAAACTTTTAGAAATTTTTATCTTGAAATGTCTAAAAGAGATCCGGAGGCATTCGCAAAGGAATTAAATTTAAGTTCAGATGGTTTTATACAAAAAGCTTTTTCAGATGGTAAAACATCCGTTGGCATTAAACAGATTCAAACTTTCATAAAAGAAAATTTCTCAAAGGAAGATGCCTTTTTACATCATAGATGCGTAGAGCTTCTGAGATTTGAAAAAACCAATTTGGAAGAACTCTCCTCTAAAAGCCACTTTTCAATCTCGCAGCTTGAAACCTTTATGATATTGAAATGGCTGCAAATGGCCTCCATGATCAATCAAATTCTCTTTGTAAAGCCATTAAATGAGCAGCATCTTGTCTTGCAAAGAACCTTTGGGGAGGAAAAATCCGGAATTAATCCTTTTTTTGTCGGCAGTGATATTGAAATAGGGGAAGATCTCAATTCCTTAAAGGTACAAATGTTTTCTAGGATTCATCTGATGCCGGAGCTTGTCGAAGAGTTTCAGGAAAACTTTGATGAAGCTATTTCTTTTGCAAGCTTTGAAACTAACTACACTATTAATAATCTAAACTCAAGTGACTATGAAGAGAAAATTCAGCTTTTCAAAAACTTGCGCTTCGAATGGAAAGCAAGCCTTTCCTTTATTTTCTCTTTTTTAAATTTATTAAACCCTGAAATAGCTTCAAAAAGCACTGTAAGGCGATTTTTAAAACTTTCCAAAAAAATAAAAAAATTAAGCTTATTGGATGAGGATAAGATTTTTTCTTGTTATAATAATAAGAAGGTCATTTTGGAGCCTATAGAGAAGTGGAAGAGCTCAGGTTATCTATCATTTTTAAGGGGCTTTAATGAGTTTGCTTTAACAGGGGAAATGCAAGGGAAAGTTGTCTTGCAGGTCAAAAACCTTTTAGAAGAGTTTTTAAAGGAATTGAAAATTATTATCAGACTTTATTCTCAAAATTTTTTATTAAAACATTTTACTGAGCCTTTAACCGATTCTGCAAAAGCAGTTACCCTTTTTAGAAGATCGCTTTCCATTTTTGAAAAAAATTTAGAGGCTTATAGTTTATTTAGTCCAAAAGAAGACCTTCATTCGCTTTATGAGTTTATCGATAAAGAAATTCTGCCTCTATTCCCGGAAGAGTTAAAAAAAGATTGGTTAACGGTCCCTGTAAATTCAAGAACCACGCTTGATGTCTTTTTTGATTATATTTATTCATCTTCTAGAGCCTCGGATATTGATTGGAAGATTATACGCTATAAAAAAGTTTTATCTTCTCTTAAGGAAAGGTGCAAAGAATTTTACTTTGATTTAAGCGTAAAAGAAAAGTATGAAGATCTGGATCATTTTTTAAATGAAGATTTTTTAGATGCGACAGAAGAAAAGCATCTGCAATGTATTATAAAAACGTTAATTAATTGGGACAAGAAGGGAAGCTCTTTAAAAGAAGATAAAGAATACCTAAATGCTTTACGCCGAGATTTCGAGGGGTTTCTTCCTTCGCTAAGAAATCTCGTTTCATCAAACACAAATTCAATCTATGTGAAGATGGGACGTTTGTTATGCAAAGCGCTAATTTCAGAACTTTCCTTAAGAAAAGAAAGCGAGCTTTTTATTAGAAAATTCTATGAGTGGGGGAACAACTTGCTTTCCCAAGAAGGAAAAAAAACAATTGATTTTGACGCTATTTTGGATAATGATTCGACGGTTCCCTATCTTGAGCTTATTTATGAAAACATAAATCGAGTTCCCTTTGGAGCTAAAAGACCGCCTATCCATGGAATTTTTAATAGTTTAAAAGGAAGGTATAATTTTTGCTTCGACCCTATGCTGCAAGGTAATATTCCTGATTGTCTTTTTTATTTAAAAGAAGAAGGGGAAGAGGGTTTTTCAAAGGTGTTGGGCTTGGGAAGCCCAACCATGCAAGGAACGATTAGCTATGCTGAAGTCACCCCTGAATTTTTATCTTACCTTGAGGAGCTTCAGGCTGCCCAAAAAAATCATTTCTTTATTTTGAATCAGAATATGATCGCTAATTATAGATTCGTTGGCGAGGTTGAAACAGATAGGATTCAGGCCTTGCTTGATATCGCTAATCAAAAATATAAAGACACCCTTTATTTATTTCTCTCCTCTATGAACTCTCCATTTTATTATCAGGGTCATGAATTTTCTGATATGCGTGAATCTGAACAGTTTTGCTATGAGCTGCATGCTCAATTTTTTGCAAAACCTGCCTATCTATCGGGTAATGCCTTTTCAGATAATATTTTTACTGAAATTCCGGACCTTCCTA
This DNA window, taken from Criblamydia sequanensis CRIB-18, encodes the following:
- a CDS encoding adenylyltransferase/cytidyltransferase family protein; translation: MRLSESKATRAWKEDCRFKWIPPKELESKVRELRKNGKTIATLNGSFDLLHAGHLHIIYEASQLADVLIVALNSDSSIHLYKGKHLPIVPLVYRLEMLSAIGFVSYVTWFDELDPCSLLDEIKPDVHVNGIEYGENCIEAEVVKRNGGILHLTERLPGLATSDLIKKIKKNQ
- a CDS encoding rhomboid family intramembrane serine protease codes for the protein MRLVGTFQNENDLRRFSEYLRRKKIDHSFEQEKVTDWGSDDYGTLRWRLWVDDEDAFENVYSMYQHYQVNPDDPIFPKASSLTQEFFAQPMENSSRMEDPSSRKTENEEFLGNASPNEGKPITKSFGKVTLFFLFLCSFIFFISGILEPPAKDAAKGFSAPIFLSPVNKELMFDYPTAWEIYEKLYLRYGAEALVEPSQLPPEGRILYQKANLTPYWKGAYDIIVAYIRDRSGIPEDLGPLFVKIREGEFWRLFTPALLHFDLFHLFFNMIWLIVLGRQIEDKIGPFRYLTLILIAGVISNIAQYLMSGPSFIGFSGVICAFIGFVYARQQIAPWEGYQLQRSTFLFILIFVFGIAAIQFFAFLLEILAFTNYSPPIASTAHIVGGIVGYALGRLNWFSWKISFS
- the lon gene encoding endopeptidase La — encoded protein: MENAMITSLEGSRKSNSAPANPPNEIDILPILKRPFFPGMAAPIVVDPGPYYELLKQIAKSDHKCLGLVLTKKEDADIYSVNFKDLYSIGVVARILRIIPMEQGGAQVILNMEKRFKISKPKEGRPLRSTVKYHEDPKVITKELKAYSISIISTIKELLKLNPLFKEELQIFLSHSDFTEPGKLADFAVALTTASREELQEVLETFSIEGRVDKSLTLLKNELDLSILQNSINQKIEATISKSQKDFFLKEQLKTIKKELGIERDDKSIDREKFEQRLKNKIVPQHVREVIQEELEKLSVLEVQSAEYAISRGYLDWLTIIPWGIHSEECNNLKVAKNVLAEDHYGLEDIKERILEFIGVGKLTKGVKGSIICLSGPPGVGKTSIGRSIARALNRKFYRFSVGGMRDEAEIKGHRRTYIGAMPGKLIQALKYCQTMNPVIMLDEVDKMGSSYHGDPASALLEVLDPEQNKEFLDHYLDVRCDLSNVLFIVTANVLDTIPAPLLDRMEILRLSGYILEEKLEIAKRYLIPRNRKDMGLKAKDVNFSEDALKKIIDGYAREAGVRNFENLIKKTLRKIAVRIVQSEEEKIPQKPSSKKRKKEIPKPHHQYRVTANNLKEYLGKPLFTSDRFYDTTPIGVATGLAWTSMGGATLYIEAIKVTGEKTDMKLTGQAGQVMKESSEIAWSYLHSALTKYAKEFTFFEKTQVHIHIPEGATPKDGPSAGITMVTALLSLLLGEPVLEDLGMTGELTLTGRILPIGGVKEKIVAAKRSKLKTLIFPKENQRDVEELPEYIREGIDIHFVDHYDEVAKIAFPERYREGILLVDSKDSFF